A single region of the Macrobrachium rosenbergii isolate ZJJX-2024 chromosome 5, ASM4041242v1, whole genome shotgun sequence genome encodes:
- the LOC136838472 gene encoding transmembrane protein 198: MSWLGGDDPGGGFGYEYPWWVEGEGEGLGSNRTLEERCRTLDYDYHVVTAVISGMFLVFGVVYSLFGYRCFKAVMFLTGFIFASVVVYLICLSEDLLPMMGNAGVALGAGVMFGLITMLVQYVGLFMTGLHTGLFLGIAGIAIAYNWWIPSSVWLVVGILLAAGLLLAIMTLYFQKGLTILGTAISGGAIMSATLDYFIEKFLMVRWFEERLKAVESDPPCWFSWMILGVWPFMVIVGSLTQWRITGRGIYHQQLVPSKKSRSVNLQRMRSREARAEMRQKKYRYLYQVRTAHGDIISQEYIQSLQRKAYPTGDNGTLQSDSTHTTMLPPEQSQLAPLTESEDETGGSQPPPTPPEAPRLTRVTMH; the protein is encoded by the exons ATGTCGTGGCTAGGGGGTGACGACCCCGGGGGCGGGTTTGGATACGAATACCCTTGGTGGGTCGAAGGAGAAGGTGAAGGTTTGGGCTCCAACAGAACGTTGGAGGAGCGATGTCGGACCCTGGACTACGACTACCATGTGGTCACGGCCGTCATCAGTGGCATGTTCCTCGTCTTCGGCGTCGTCTACAGCCTCTTTG GATATAGATGCTTCAAAGCTGTGATGTTCTTGACCGGATTCATCTTCGCATCGGTCGTCGTATACCTTATATGTCTGAGCGAGGACCTCTTGCCCATGATGGGCAATGCAGGCGTGGCTTTGGGAGCCGGCGTCATGTTCGGCCTCATCACCATGCTCGTGCAGTACGTAGGCCTATTCATGACAGGCCTACATACAGGTCTTTTCTTGGGCATAGCGGGCATTGCCATAGCATACAACTG GTGGATACCAAGCAGCGTGTGGCTAGTCGTTGGTATCCTTTTGGCTGCAGGATTGTTATTAGCAATTATGACTCTATATTTCCAAAAGGGCCTCACCATTTTGGGCACAGCCATTAGTGGTGGAGCTATTATGTCTGCCACCCTCGACTACTTTATAGAGAAG TTCCTGATGGTGCGTTGGTTTGAGGAGCGACTAAAAGCTGTGGAAAGTGATCCTCCTTGTTGGTTTTCTTGGATGATTCTTGGCGTTTGGCCTTTCATGGTGATCGTTGGAAGTCTAACTCAATGGAGGATCACGGGCAGGGGCATCTATCATCAGCAAC TGGTACCCTCCAAAAAGTCTAGGAGTGTCAACCTCCAGCGAATGAGGAGTCGAGAGGCCAGAGCTGAGATGCGGCAGAAGAAGTACAGATACCTTTATCAAGTTCGTACTGCTCATGGAGACATCATCAGCCAG GAGTATATACAGAGCCTGCAGAGGAAGGCTTATCCAACTGGTGACAATGGAACTCTTCAGTCAGATTCAACTCACACCACAATGTTACCTCCTGAACAGTCGCAACTGGCACCTCTCACGGAAAGTGAGGATGAAACAGGGGGATCACagcctcctccaacaccacctgAAGCACCAAGGCTTACCCGCGTTACTATGCATTAG